From the Aspergillus puulaauensis MK2 DNA, chromosome 1, nearly complete sequence genome, the window TTTGTTTTACCTGGCCCTCCGGAAGAAGAATATCCTCCAGGGTCTTTGGCGGATGGCTCATTGGAACCGTGAACAATCTGCGACACAAAAGTTGTTGGCAAACGATTTCCGGGAGCCCCGGTGGCAAACAGCTGCTCTGAAGAACGCATATGCTTTGCTTGGAAAACGCAGATTTGGTAAGTTTCCTATGGTCCTGTCTGCTAATGATACTCTAAGCTCACAAAATACAGAATACGCCGCAAcgttcttccttctcgcggaCCACTTGCGGGATGCTGTTCATGTCTGTCTGAACCAGGTTGGCGATCTTCAACTTGCGATTGCCATCACCCGTGCATACGAAGGGGATGATGGGCCTGTCTTAAAGGAGATTCTGGAAACGAGAGTTTTACCTGAAGCTGCCACTGATGGGAATCGATGGATGGCTTCATGGGCTTTCTGGATGCTCGGCCGCCGCGATATGGCTGTGCGATCGCTTATTGTAAGCTGCATAAACTGATACCCAAAGAATCCGTGCTAACCAAACTTCAGTCTCCTGTCGAATCACTTGTCCCCTCAACTCCGAACTCGCCTGAGACTCCTGGTGCGATCCCCATACAAGCCAAGTCCTACCTGTCCAATGACCCAGCGCTGGTTGTTCTATACAAACAACTCCGGGAGATGACGCTACAAACGCTTAAGGGTGCCTCTAAGGTATCCGCCAAAGACGAGTGGGACTTTGTTCTCCGCAATGCACGCCTATATGACCGAATGGGATGTGACCTCCTCGCTCTTGACCTCGTCCGCCACTGGGAGTTCCTGAAAGAGCCCCCGTCCACACAACTCACAAAGGGCGGCGCTATCAATTTGGTCGATGGCGCCGTTGATTACCGTAAGATGCTTCGACGGAGAAGCAGTCTTGTTGTTGCAGATATGCCGACCAAGCAGAGTCTGGGAATGGAGCCGGTcacgccgaagaagccgcaaccgccgccgacgatgttcCATGAGCCGGATTCGAACTCTTTGCTTGATAGTTTCGGGTTTTAGCATTTATATTCTGTGTTGATTTAGGTGTATGTATATACTAGGTGGCTGGAGccttttatatttataatttagatgGGATTTTTCATCTCATGAACGACATTGCTATTCATATCTGACATATCTGAAATCTAAAACAAACATCATCAAGGAAATCCCAAGACCTTCACACACCGAGAACGCCAGTCCATAACTGAAGCAAAAAACACATGGTCATATCATATCACATCACATAAACCTAACACAGCTCAAACCAATTTAACGACCCAAAAGCGACAGCCTCCTCTGCTGCCACCTCCCAGGCATAACACCATTGGGAGGATGCGAGACATGGCCCTTAACCGTCGCATTAGCATGCGCAGTCCCGTTCCCAACCACAGGTGAATGACTATatccactgccactgccatccGAACAATCAATCCTCACAAACACCTCCGCAAGAGGCATATACTCCCTGCTCCGCTGGACACACTGGCTCTCCCCGCCAGTCCCAGAGCCCACAGCGAACTCCCTCCTGATGAGGACCGGCTCGTAGCACCCCGGTTTCTCGAAGAGGCGCACCGTGCAGATCTCGATGTTGGGGCGGCTCTCCTTGCGGCGCCAGAACCCTGATACTGCGACTGAGCTTGGACTTTGggttgggcttggtgttggtgttgtgctCGCGATTGCGTTTGCACTTGAACTTGGGTGGATATATGCACTTGGGTGGATGCTCGGGCTTGAGCtcgagttcgagttcgagtttGCGGCATGTCCGCGCTGGCGCTCGTCGATCTCTAGAGCGAACGAGACGTGGTCTACCTCGTTGAGATAGCCTAGCGGGATGGGGACGGGGACGCCCTGGCAGACTCCCTGGCGGATGTTCATGCTGACGGAGAATCgctcgtcgaggtcgaggtcaCCTGGGGTTTGGGATTTGGATGGGCATGATGGGCCGAATTTTGTGGTGATGCGGTGTGTGCGGAGGGAGTGGGCTGTTGTTgcgaggagggggaggaggatggagagctgggagggTTGAGTTAGTGGGGtgaaataatattataatatgGGAAGAAAAGGTACATACTGTTGTCCAATGCATTTTTGCGGTTTGAAAGTGTATTTTCGAGAGTGATATACGCAGATGGTTCTTGTTTGGTGTAGACAAGTAGTATAGACCGGGCGGTATAGAAGGTTTGATATTGGCAGTGGCCAGGACACACTAATTGTAGTATAGAAAGATTTCAATGTAGATTCAAACACCCCGGTACCAACAGTCCATTAAatacccagttctttccctCCAGCCAGCCGATTTCGCCACTCCGTGCCTCGCATATGTAGATGTGTTTACATGGCTGGGCCTgggagggctgggaagaaCGGACTCGACACGAAAAGTCGTGAATGAAGCCACGCGATGAAACGCGATGATGTCCCTAAATCTCGAATGTCTCAGGCTCTGACAGAGAATTGTGCATGCGGAATGTTGGGAGTTGAGCCTTGCGTTTCCGCGACGGCGTGAAGTATGTGGCTCCGCGGGGGCTACGAACATTCCATTCATCAGCTTTATCATGCTATGTGGAGGCCCTATTGGCTGCAAATCGCGTGTCGCGCATCGCACATTCCTGGCGTTTGATTGCGCGGGGAGGTTATTTATTAGGAGTATAGGCCCGCGTTCTCTGGTGGCTTTGATACTGGACTGGAATGATGCGACCCGATAGTATGTACCCGGTGAATTGGGGAGAATAGTCAGTCAGTCATAGGAGTCTCAGATTCAGATGTCAGCTACTATACtgtaattaaaaaaaaggccttctatatatcttatctatTGCGAATAATTCTGTCAGGCCACGACATTGACGGGTTGCCCTGATGTCCAAGCTTCAACCGCCATTCTTAACTTCGTTGCATAGTTGACGAAGGTTATCTGGGACAGCCAAGCAAGATGCGGTGTGGCAATAATGTTAAGatctccagcatcttctgcgAGTAAGGGTGTAGTCTCAGGACCTGCAGGTTCGTCTTTGAATACGTCTGTGGCTGCCCCCGAGATTTTGCGCTCGCGTAATGCCTGAACGAGGGCCGCTTCGTCTACAGTGCCACCTCGGGAAACGTTGATCACCAAGGCATGCGAGGACATGGATTCGAATTCCGGCGTAGAGATAAAATTTCGAGTAGAGTCGGTAAGCGGCacagcgacgaagaggactGTGCTTTGCTTGATGACTGAGTCAAACGGAACTCTTGAAGA encodes:
- a CDS encoding uncharacterized protein (COG:S;~EggNog:ENOG410Q1MP;~SECRETED:SignalP(1-19)), giving the protein MHWTTLSILLPLLATTAHSLRTHRITTKFGPSCPSKSQTPGDLDLDERFSVSMNIRQGVCQGVPVPIPLGYLNEVDHVSFALEIDERQRGHAANSNSNSSSSPSIHPSAYIHPSSSANAIASTTPTPSPTQSPSSVAVSGFWRRKESRPNIEICTVRLFEKPGCYEPVLIRREFAVGSGTGGESQCVQRSREYMPLAEVFVRIDCSDGSGSGYSHSPVVGNGTAHANATVKGHVSHPPNGVMPGRWQQRRLSLLGR